Proteins encoded by one window of uncultured Draconibacterium sp.:
- a CDS encoding outer membrane beta-barrel protein: MKQLLTLILCCALTTNLFAQTDTTEVKVLKKNVVTVIEDNDKVQVAVGDGVEVITDDWGDTTHVRVGRRTFKVIEGHNGTYVKVEKDVNRQKWSGRFNPHWAGLEVGVNIMTQTDYSIYNGEFDDYGDFLDLNPGKSLTWNLNILEYAFTNERKTFGVVTGLGFSFNDYAFNDPVTIEKRDGYGTIIPVYLPNDSEGRGIKKSKLHVNYITAPLMLEVKTPLRMGSSRMYLAGGVIGSLYLGSHTKYKYYKGGKEKSKSGNHINQWKYELTGRIGFGDFCIFANYSMTSLFKDAKGPEAYPLMIGISFPNI; this comes from the coding sequence ATGAAACAATTATTGACACTAATTTTATGTTGCGCACTAACCACAAATCTATTCGCGCAAACCGATACCACCGAGGTTAAAGTATTAAAAAAGAACGTTGTTACAGTTATTGAAGACAACGACAAAGTGCAGGTAGCTGTTGGCGATGGCGTTGAAGTAATTACCGATGACTGGGGCGACACCACTCACGTTCGTGTTGGCCGACGCACATTTAAAGTTATTGAAGGACACAACGGAACCTATGTAAAGGTTGAGAAAGATGTAAACCGCCAAAAATGGTCGGGACGTTTTAATCCTCATTGGGCTGGTCTAGAGGTTGGTGTAAACATTATGACCCAAACAGATTACTCTATCTACAATGGTGAATTTGACGATTACGGCGATTTCCTTGACCTTAATCCCGGAAAATCATTAACATGGAACCTTAATATTCTGGAGTATGCTTTTACCAACGAACGTAAAACCTTTGGTGTGGTTACCGGACTTGGCTTTAGTTTTAACGACTATGCTTTTAACGATCCGGTTACTATTGAAAAAAGAGATGGTTACGGAACAATAATTCCCGTTTATTTGCCAAATGACAGTGAAGGAAGGGGAATTAAAAAATCGAAATTACACGTAAATTATATCACCGCTCCTTTAATGCTCGAAGTAAAAACACCTCTTCGAATGGGTAGCTCGCGCATGTACCTTGCAGGTGGAGTTATTGGTAGCCTTTACCTTGGATCGCACACCAAATACAAATATTACAAAGGAGGCAAAGAGAAATCGAAAAGCGGAAATCATATTAATCAATGGAAATATGAATTAACCGGTAGAATTGGATTTGGTGATTTCTGTATTTTTGCCAATTATAGTATGACATCATTGTTCAAAGATGCAAAGGGACCTGAAGCTTACCCGTTGATGATTGGCATCTCGTTCCCGAATATTTAA
- a CDS encoding nucleotide pyrophosphohydrolase: MKNELTIPEAQKQVDEWIKSIGVRYFSELTNMAVLTEEVGELARIMARKYGDQSFKKSDEEYNLADEMADVLWVLICLANQTGVDLNEAFLKNMEKKTNRDGDRHKNNEKLQS; this comes from the coding sequence ATGAAAAACGAACTTACAATACCCGAAGCCCAAAAACAGGTTGATGAATGGATAAAAAGCATTGGTGTGCGCTATTTTAGCGAATTGACGAACATGGCCGTTCTTACTGAAGAAGTGGGCGAACTGGCACGTATTATGGCCCGGAAATATGGCGACCAGTCGTTTAAAAAATCAGACGAAGAATACAACCTTGCCGATGAAATGGCCGATGTTCTTTGGGTTTTGATTTGTTTGGCCAATCAAACCGGTGTTGACCTGAACGAAGCCTTTCTGAAAAACATGGAGAAAAAAACCAACCGTGATGGCGACCGGCATAAAAACAACGAAAAACTTCAATCCTAA
- the dtd gene encoding D-aminoacyl-tRNA deacylase, translating into MRVVIQKVKEASVTVEGEKISAIKNGLLILVGIENEDALEDIDYLVKKSTQLRIFNDENGVMNRSVKDVDGDIIVVSQFTLQANTKKGNRPSYIRAAKPDISIPLYEKFVAAMESALGKKVGTGKFGAMMDVALINDGPVTIIIDSKQKEF; encoded by the coding sequence ATGCGAGTTGTCATTCAAAAAGTAAAGGAAGCTTCGGTAACGGTTGAAGGCGAGAAAATATCTGCCATAAAAAATGGTTTATTAATTCTTGTTGGAATTGAAAACGAAGATGCACTGGAAGACATTGATTACCTGGTAAAAAAGTCGACTCAACTTCGAATTTTTAATGACGAGAATGGTGTGATGAATCGCTCAGTTAAAGATGTTGACGGCGACATTATTGTGGTGAGTCAGTTTACGCTACAGGCCAATACAAAAAAAGGTAATCGCCCTTCGTACATTCGGGCTGCTAAACCTGATATTTCCATTCCGCTGTACGAAAAATTTGTAGCTGCGATGGAAAGCGCACTAGGTAAAAAAGTAGGAACAGGAAAATTTGGTGCCATGATGGATGTTGCCTTGATCAACGACGGTCCGGTAACGATTATCATCGACTCGAAACAAAAGGAGTTTTAA
- a CDS encoding branched-chain amino acid aminotransferase, producing MENLDWQNIGFGYRDTDYNVRCYYRNGKWGELEISSSNVINIHMSATALHYGQEAFEGLKAFKGKDGKVRVFRMDENAKRMQDSADGILMQKLPVEKFQEAVRMAVKMNERFVPPYESGAALYIRPLLIGTGPQIGVAPAEEYLFMVFVMPVGPYFPEGFKPTNLVIYREFDRAAPQGTGKYKVGGNYAASMYEGKKAKKNGFSAVLYLDSKEKKYIDECGPANFFGIKNNTYITPESDSILPSITNKSLIVLAEEMGLNVERRKVPYEELAEFDEVGACGTAAVISPIKGIYDNDNDKWFKYGNQEEAGQWSTKLYNKLRAIQYGDEPDTHGWVEIIE from the coding sequence ATGGAAAATCTCGATTGGCAAAACATTGGGTTTGGATACCGTGACACAGACTATAACGTTCGTTGCTACTATCGCAACGGCAAGTGGGGAGAATTGGAAATCAGCTCGTCAAACGTCATTAATATTCACATGTCGGCAACGGCATTGCATTACGGACAGGAAGCTTTTGAGGGACTGAAAGCTTTTAAAGGAAAAGATGGAAAAGTCCGCGTCTTCCGAATGGATGAAAATGCCAAACGCATGCAGGATTCTGCCGATGGTATTCTGATGCAGAAACTTCCGGTTGAGAAATTTCAGGAAGCCGTTCGCATGGCTGTAAAAATGAATGAGCGTTTTGTTCCACCTTACGAATCGGGTGCTGCCTTATACATTCGCCCGTTGTTAATTGGTACCGGACCTCAAATTGGTGTTGCTCCTGCCGAAGAATACTTGTTTATGGTATTTGTTATGCCTGTTGGACCGTATTTCCCGGAAGGATTTAAACCTACCAACCTGGTTATTTACCGCGAATTCGACCGCGCGGCTCCGCAAGGAACCGGAAAATATAAAGTTGGCGGTAACTACGCAGCCAGCATGTACGAAGGCAAAAAAGCCAAGAAAAACGGTTTTTCGGCAGTACTTTATCTCGATAGTAAAGAGAAAAAATACATCGACGAATGTGGGCCGGCCAACTTTTTCGGCATAAAAAACAACACCTACATTACACCGGAATCGGATTCAATTCTCCCATCGATCACCAATAAAAGCCTTATTGTTTTGGCCGAAGAAATGGGATTGAACGTTGAGCGCCGCAAAGTTCCATACGAAGAACTGGCCGAGTTTGATGAAGTAGGTGCCTGCGGAACTGCTGCTGTAATTTCGCCAATTAAAGGTATTTACGATAACGACAATGACAAGTGGTTTAAGTATGGCAACCAGGAAGAAGCCGGCCAGTGGTCAACAAAACTGTACAACAAACTACGCGCTATTCAATATGGCGACGAGCCCGACACACATGGTTGGGTGGAAATAATTGAGTAA
- a CDS encoding TonB-dependent receptor, with the protein MKKINFLLVFILVIAGYANAQNIRVITDTTQANDILIDEITVKSAKELPRVKDVPASISLISARMIANDEITSLADISSKVPNFFMMDYGSKLQSPVFIRGIGSRLGSPSVGLYVDNVPYFEKTTFGFDFFDIDRIEVLRGPQGTLYGRNTMGGIINVFSKSPLYFEGTNMNLSAGTHGYYNVNVNHYNKISDKVGFSLSGNYMAHDGYFTNEFDGDPADDQYSFSLRGRLVWKISDQLTLENIATYENSEQYGFPYAVYNTETNTAGKINYNQASSYKRDLFSDGLIFKYRTDDFELTSTTSYQYYDGVMAVDQDFTADSVYFFEIGDNQDMWSQEFVAKSIANERYNWLFGAYGFYQTMDQKTFGDLYRSNMQQDIRSKFDISGFALFHQSTINNFLIEKLTLTAGIRLDVEKDKLDYSMAMSVGGGPWNTSISENYEETFTEILPKVALKYEFSNEFNTYATVSKGYKSGGFNTNSSVDLENRSYDAEQSWNYEWGFKSSSANHRLYFDAALFYIDWQDQQIDVPVPGGRGNMKTNAGESVSKGVELFVRARPVDNLEATIGYGYTKATFSDYVVSDELNYNDNYIPYVPRSTVNASINKTFEFKNSFLEKMVAHLSYRGVGKHYWDLNNTLYQDYYGLVDAKVSFFSGKFQFDIWAKNILDTSYNSYYFEISSLQNAYTQLGKPATAGVNLKVNF; encoded by the coding sequence ATGAAAAAAATCAATTTTCTGCTTGTCTTCATTTTAGTGATTGCAGGCTACGCAAACGCCCAAAATATCAGGGTAATAACCGACACCACCCAGGCGAACGATATTTTAATCGACGAGATTACCGTTAAATCGGCAAAAGAACTTCCGCGAGTAAAGGACGTTCCGGCATCGATTTCGCTTATTTCGGCACGAATGATCGCCAACGACGAAATCACCAGTCTGGCTGATATTTCATCGAAAGTACCCAACTTTTTTATGATGGATTACGGTTCGAAACTACAATCGCCGGTGTTTATCCGCGGTATTGGTTCGCGCCTTGGTTCGCCATCGGTTGGATTGTACGTTGACAATGTGCCGTATTTTGAGAAAACAACTTTTGGTTTCGACTTTTTCGATATCGACCGAATTGAAGTACTACGCGGTCCGCAAGGAACGTTGTACGGACGAAATACTATGGGCGGAATCATCAACGTATTCAGTAAATCGCCGCTTTATTTCGAAGGCACAAACATGAACCTGTCGGCCGGGACACACGGCTATTACAACGTAAATGTTAACCATTACAACAAAATCAGCGATAAAGTTGGCTTTTCGTTGAGTGGAAATTACATGGCTCATGACGGTTATTTTACGAACGAATTTGATGGAGATCCGGCAGATGACCAGTACTCTTTCAGCCTTCGCGGGCGACTGGTTTGGAAGATATCTGACCAACTAACTTTGGAAAATATTGCCACTTACGAAAACAGCGAGCAGTACGGATTTCCGTATGCCGTTTATAATACCGAAACCAACACTGCAGGGAAAATTAATTACAACCAGGCAAGTAGCTATAAACGCGATTTATTCTCGGACGGATTGATTTTTAAATACCGCACCGACGATTTTGAACTGACATCGACAACCAGCTACCAGTATTATGATGGTGTTATGGCGGTTGACCAGGACTTTACAGCCGACTCGGTTTACTTTTTCGAAATTGGCGATAACCAGGATATGTGGTCGCAGGAATTTGTGGCAAAATCGATAGCAAACGAGCGTTACAACTGGTTATTCGGGGCTTATGGTTTTTACCAGACTATGGACCAAAAAACCTTTGGCGACCTGTACCGCTCGAATATGCAACAGGATATCAGAAGTAAGTTCGATATTTCAGGTTTTGCGCTTTTCCACCAATCAACGATAAACAACTTTTTGATTGAAAAACTGACTTTAACTGCCGGAATCCGACTCGATGTTGAGAAAGACAAACTGGATTATTCAATGGCCATGTCAGTTGGTGGAGGACCGTGGAATACATCAATTTCAGAAAATTACGAAGAAACATTCACGGAAATTCTTCCGAAAGTGGCTTTAAAATACGAGTTCAGCAATGAATTCAACACATACGCAACAGTATCGAAAGGATATAAATCGGGTGGATTCAACACCAACTCATCGGTAGATTTGGAAAACCGTTCGTACGATGCCGAGCAAAGCTGGAACTACGAGTGGGGATTTAAATCGTCGTCGGCAAACCACCGTTTGTATTTTGATGCTGCCTTGTTTTACATCGACTGGCAAGACCAGCAAATTGACGTACCGGTTCCGGGAGGCCGCGGAAACATGAAAACCAACGCCGGAGAATCGGTTAGTAAAGGAGTGGAACTGTTTGTGAGAGCACGCCCGGTAGATAACCTGGAAGCAACGATTGGTTATGGTTATACAAAGGCCACCTTCTCGGATTATGTGGTTAGCGACGAACTGAATTACAACGACAATTATATTCCTTACGTACCTCGCTCGACGGTTAATGCCAGCATCAACAAAACCTTTGAGTTCAAGAACAGTTTCCTGGAAAAAATGGTTGCTCATCTTTCTTACCGCGGAGTTGGAAAACACTATTGGGATTTAAACAATACCTTGTACCAGGATTATTATGGTTTGGTTGACGCCAAAGTATCTTTTTTCTCGGGTAAATTTCAGTTTGATATATGGGCGAAGAATATTTTGGATACCTCGTACAATTCCTATTATTTTGAGATTTCATCGCTTCAAAATGCTTATACCCAGCTGGGAAAACCTGCAACAGCGGGCGTAAATTTGAAGGTAAACTTCTAA
- a CDS encoding ATP-binding protein, with translation MILKSDLKILIDSQKIPYDQISSYIDRELVSEIMNEESELIIITGLKRTGKKSVLYQLKNKYSDAAFYVNFRHPGFYGFDQNDFFKLDEIIASTESKILLLDGITAMEGWQDYVRQKLDKGFRVIFTTSNAGVLNNEKGRILTGRYISKVITPLSYDEFCSYHSLEQDENSVMDYMRKGGFFVPETNRDEFLGQLFDDIVVREIGLTNGIRDLRAFKRLSLHLLRHVGEMITGNQLKNTLGIKTTTTAVDYLNFLEAGFLMYYVPKFSYSLRKQMINPRKVYVADTGFVSAATFNISEKIDQLLENLVFLYLQSKFTELYYFSEDGYCDFLGFGKDQAKVAVQVCASLEQDYLEQELNGLLEAMDFFDFKEGTLVTLNQTDTFIRDDKTVHVVPFHQFANQK, from the coding sequence ATGATTTTAAAATCAGACTTAAAAATATTAATTGATTCGCAAAAAATTCCTTATGACCAAATTAGTTCCTATATCGATAGAGAGTTAGTTAGTGAGATAATGAATGAAGAAAGTGAATTAATTATAATAACAGGTTTAAAACGAACCGGGAAAAAATCGGTGCTGTATCAGTTAAAAAACAAGTACTCCGATGCTGCTTTTTACGTTAATTTCAGGCATCCGGGCTTTTATGGTTTTGATCAGAACGATTTTTTTAAGCTGGATGAAATCATTGCATCAACTGAAAGTAAAATATTACTGCTCGACGGAATAACAGCTATGGAAGGCTGGCAGGATTACGTCCGCCAGAAACTGGATAAAGGTTTTCGGGTAATTTTTACAACTTCGAATGCCGGGGTACTGAATAATGAAAAGGGAAGGATTTTAACAGGGAGGTACATCAGTAAAGTAATTACACCGCTGTCGTACGACGAATTCTGTTCGTATCATTCGTTGGAGCAGGATGAAAATTCAGTAATGGATTACATGCGAAAGGGCGGTTTTTTTGTGCCTGAAACCAACCGTGACGAATTTTTAGGTCAGTTATTTGACGATATCGTGGTTCGCGAAATTGGATTAACCAACGGAATTCGCGATTTAAGGGCGTTTAAAAGGCTTAGTTTGCATTTACTGCGCCACGTTGGAGAAATGATTACTGGCAATCAGCTAAAGAATACATTGGGTATAAAAACCACTACCACGGCTGTCGACTATCTGAATTTTCTGGAGGCCGGTTTTTTGATGTACTATGTTCCAAAATTCAGCTACTCACTGAGGAAACAGATGATAAATCCGCGAAAGGTGTATGTGGCTGATACGGGTTTTGTAAGTGCTGCAACTTTTAATATCTCAGAGAAAATTGATCAGCTACTTGAAAACCTGGTTTTTCTGTATTTGCAATCGAAATTCACTGAGCTTTACTATTTCTCGGAAGACGGGTATTGCGACTTTCTCGGATTTGGGAAAGATCAGGCGAAAGTTGCTGTGCAGGTGTGTGCTTCATTAGAACAAGATTATCTGGAGCAAGAATTGAATGGTTTGCTGGAAGCTATGGATTTTTTCGATTTCAAAGAGGGAACTTTGGTAACCTTAAACCAAACAGATACATTTATTCGCGACGATAAAACTGTTCATGTGGTGCCTTTTCATCAGTTCGCTAATCAGAAATAG
- a CDS encoding MFS transporter, producing MRNSEIKKYYTLLSLYLAQSIPMSFFSTVIPVIMRMENYSLESIGYIQLIKLPWILKMLWAPLVDKTSKNKRHYRRWIIMSEAFYALIIMSIGYLNLQTDFTTIIILMVIAFTASATQDIATDAFAILILNKNERSLGNSMQSAGSFIGTMMGSGVLLIIYHYFGWLWLLRSLGLFVLFALIPVSLYNARNGKKLDRSTKNVSPLEFIYFFRQKKIGAHLLLLFLFYSGIIGILTMIKPYFVDLGYDIKEIGIISGIFGTACGVIMTVPAGFLLRKKGITKAVWIFPVINVLVATFFFGLTHTNHALWLVYLGVALLWGAYAMSSVFVYTMSMQVVRKGREGTDFTIQIVITHLSSLVIAIMSGKVADALTYRGLFAIEIGLGILILALLPFIFRKSFYLKYEQETN from the coding sequence ATGAGAAATAGCGAAATAAAAAAATATTATACACTACTGAGCCTCTATTTGGCGCAGTCGATCCCGATGAGTTTTTTCTCTACGGTGATCCCCGTGATCATGCGGATGGAAAACTATTCGCTGGAATCCATCGGTTATATCCAATTAATAAAACTGCCGTGGATTCTGAAAATGCTGTGGGCGCCGCTGGTGGATAAAACCAGTAAAAACAAACGGCACTACCGCCGCTGGATCATCATGTCGGAGGCATTTTATGCATTGATAATTATGAGCATCGGGTACTTAAACCTGCAAACCGATTTTACCACCATTATTATTCTGATGGTAATTGCATTTACGGCATCGGCGACGCAGGATATTGCCACCGATGCTTTCGCCATTCTTATTCTGAATAAAAACGAACGCAGCTTGGGAAACAGCATGCAATCGGCCGGTAGTTTTATCGGAACCATGATGGGAAGTGGAGTTTTACTCATTATCTACCATTATTTTGGTTGGTTATGGTTATTGCGCTCACTTGGGTTGTTTGTGTTGTTTGCGCTCATTCCGGTGTCGCTTTACAACGCACGAAACGGAAAAAAACTCGATCGTTCAACAAAAAATGTGTCGCCACTGGAGTTTATCTACTTTTTCAGGCAGAAAAAAATTGGCGCTCACCTTTTGTTGCTCTTCCTGTTTTATTCAGGAATAATCGGGATTTTAACCATGATAAAACCCTACTTTGTCGACCTGGGTTACGATATTAAAGAAATTGGAATCATCTCCGGGATATTCGGAACAGCGTGTGGTGTAATAATGACCGTGCCTGCAGGATTTCTGCTCCGTAAAAAAGGAATTACCAAGGCGGTGTGGATATTTCCGGTAATAAATGTGCTGGTGGCCACTTTCTTTTTCGGACTAACCCATACTAATCATGCCTTGTGGCTGGTTTATTTGGGTGTAGCGCTGCTTTGGGGAGCTTACGCCATGTCGTCTGTATTTGTGTATACCATGAGCATGCAAGTAGTGCGAAAAGGGCGCGAAGGAACCGATTTTACCATTCAAATTGTAATTACACACCTCAGCAGCCTTGTTATTGCAATAATGAGCGGAAAAGTAGCCGATGCGCTTACCTACCGCGGGCTGTTCGCCATAGAAATCGGGCTCGGAATACTTATTCTTGCCCTGTTGCCGTTTATCTTCAGAAAAAGTTTTTACCTGAAGTATGAACAAGAAACCAATTAA
- a CDS encoding isoprenylcysteine carboxylmethyltransferase family protein, producing METIRLIPLLGCLLFCLQIGIHAYVLQRKGTRLSAKKDQSSKVFSTVFLISFFLVFLNELVYKAGLIHFSILPDTLQSLLTGKITLTISGIVLILLANLLMLLTLRALKQSLRFGLNKKNLGKLVTSGIYVWSRNPFFLAIDCLFVGITLVFPTPFFIGISVLTLVSIHLFILKEERFMHENYGDDYKSYAKNVRRYF from the coding sequence GTGGAAACCATACGATTAATACCGCTTTTGGGCTGTTTACTTTTCTGTTTGCAAATTGGAATACATGCTTATGTTTTGCAACGAAAAGGAACACGGCTATCTGCCAAAAAAGACCAGAGTTCAAAAGTGTTTTCCACCGTTTTTCTCATAAGTTTCTTCCTGGTGTTTTTAAACGAACTGGTTTATAAGGCTGGTCTCATTCATTTTTCGATTCTTCCTGATACGCTCCAATCCTTACTTACAGGAAAGATTACTCTTACGATTAGTGGAATAGTACTTATCTTACTGGCAAACCTTTTAATGTTGCTCACTTTGCGCGCACTTAAACAATCACTGCGTTTTGGATTAAACAAGAAGAATCTGGGCAAACTGGTAACTTCCGGAATTTATGTGTGGTCGCGCAATCCTTTTTTCCTGGCTATTGACTGTTTGTTTGTAGGTATTACGCTGGTGTTCCCCACTCCGTTCTTTATCGGAATTAGTGTATTAACCTTGGTATCTATTCACCTTTTTATTTTGAAAGAAGAACGTTTTATGCATGAAAATTACGGGGACGATTACAAAAGTTACGCAAAAAATGTGAGACGCTATTTCTGA
- a CDS encoding RNA polymerase sigma factor, with the protein MTITEYNLAVDNYSDRLYRFVLKSIKDVHMAEDIVQDSFEKLWKNYDNVDGAKVKSYLFTTAYHTMIDRIRKEKRSALTEDLSLPEEGHESNYSDLSEILNEAINKLPEIQRMVVLLRDYEGYNYKEIGELTNLSESQVKVYIYRARLFLKKYIGSIEAVA; encoded by the coding sequence ATGACAATTACCGAATATAACCTTGCAGTTGACAATTACTCAGATCGTCTGTACCGTTTTGTACTAAAAAGTATAAAAGATGTGCATATGGCTGAAGATATTGTGCAGGATAGTTTCGAGAAATTGTGGAAGAATTATGATAATGTGGATGGCGCGAAAGTAAAATCGTATCTTTTTACTACTGCCTACCACACGATGATCGACCGCATACGCAAGGAAAAACGTTCGGCACTTACTGAGGATTTAAGCTTGCCGGAAGAAGGACACGAAAGCAATTATTCCGACTTAAGCGAAATTCTGAATGAGGCCATAAACAAACTACCGGAAATACAACGAATGGTGGTGTTATTGCGCGATTACGAGGGATACAACTACAAGGAAATTGGCGAGCTGACCAATTTGAGCGAGTCGCAGGTAAAGGTTTATATTTATCGGGCAAGGTTGTTTCTGAAGAAATATATTGGCAGTATTGAGGCTGTGGCATAG
- a CDS encoding amidohydrolase, whose amino-acid sequence MRLFKALIVLFVMVSCTPKEKVDLIVSGGSVYTVDDKFSVAESFAVNKGKIVAVGSSQEIRDKYESDNIVDAKGQFIYPGFNDAHCHFNGYAVNLMQYADLRGTKSPEEIYELLKEHHDKFGGEWILGRSWDQNDWEDTRFPDKSKLDELFPDTPVYLIRVDGHAGWCNSKALELAEIDADTKVQGGEVLLKNGKPTGVLIDNAMGFISKLIPEITPEQQTKGLLEAQKNCFAAGLTSVTDCGLDKTTILLMDEMQEAGNLKMRVNAMLNPTQENFDYFVKKGEAYKTDRLLVNTIKIYADGALGSRGALLMADYSDDEGNSGLQIETQDYYDMICQLAYDNNFAVATHAIGDGGNRLMLNTYGKFLKGKNDRRWRIEHSQIINPDDFKKFAEFSIIPSIQPTHCTSDMPWAEDRLGPERIKGAYAYQTLLQQLGWVPAGTDFPVENIYPLYTFYSAIFRIDHKGWPEGGWHKDEGLTREQTLRAMTSWAAKSSFEEDEKGVLSPGMWADFVVLDTDLMKAEPKEVLNTKIISTWSAGEKVFEL is encoded by the coding sequence ATGAGATTGTTTAAGGCACTAATTGTATTGTTTGTAATGGTATCGTGTACACCAAAAGAAAAAGTTGACCTGATTGTTTCGGGAGGTTCGGTTTATACAGTTGATGATAAATTCTCGGTTGCAGAGTCGTTTGCGGTTAACAAAGGGAAAATTGTTGCCGTAGGTTCTTCACAAGAAATCCGAGACAAATACGAATCGGATAATATTGTCGATGCAAAAGGACAATTTATTTATCCGGGATTTAACGATGCGCATTGTCATTTTAACGGTTATGCTGTGAATTTGATGCAGTATGCCGATTTACGCGGAACAAAAAGTCCGGAAGAGATTTACGAACTGTTAAAAGAACACCACGATAAATTTGGTGGCGAATGGATATTGGGCCGTAGCTGGGATCAGAATGACTGGGAAGACACCCGTTTTCCTGACAAATCAAAACTGGATGAGTTATTCCCTGATACTCCGGTGTACCTTATTCGCGTTGACGGACATGCCGGATGGTGCAACTCAAAAGCTTTGGAGTTGGCAGAAATCGATGCTGATACAAAAGTTCAGGGTGGTGAAGTGCTGCTGAAAAATGGCAAACCTACTGGAGTTCTGATCGACAACGCAATGGGATTTATAAGCAAATTAATTCCGGAAATTACACCTGAGCAACAGACAAAAGGTTTGCTGGAAGCACAGAAAAACTGTTTTGCTGCCGGACTGACATCGGTTACCGATTGCGGGCTGGATAAAACAACTATTTTACTGATGGATGAAATGCAGGAAGCCGGTAACCTAAAAATGCGGGTGAATGCTATGTTGAATCCTACGCAGGAGAATTTCGATTATTTTGTGAAAAAGGGAGAAGCCTACAAAACAGATCGATTACTGGTGAATACCATAAAAATATATGCCGATGGTGCACTGGGATCAAGAGGTGCGCTGCTAATGGCCGATTATTCGGATGACGAAGGAAACAGCGGTCTGCAGATTGAAACGCAGGATTATTACGATATGATCTGCCAATTGGCTTACGACAATAATTTTGCGGTTGCAACACATGCCATTGGCGACGGTGGTAACCGTTTAATGCTGAATACTTACGGCAAGTTTCTGAAAGGTAAAAACGACCGACGCTGGCGAATCGAACATTCGCAGATTATAAATCCGGATGATTTTAAAAAGTTTGCTGAATTCTCTATTATTCCTTCCATTCAGCCAACACACTGCACTAGCGATATGCCGTGGGCCGAAGATCGGTTGGGACCGGAGCGTATAAAAGGTGCTTATGCGTACCAAACCTTGTTGCAACAATTGGGGTGGGTGCCTGCCGGAACCGATTTCCCGGTAGAAAATATTTATCCGCTGTATACTTTTTATTCGGCTATATTTCGCATCGATCATAAAGGTTGGCCCGAAGGTGGCTGGCACAAAGATGAAGGATTAACACGCGAACAAACGTTGCGTGCCATGACAAGCTGGGCTGCCAAATCATCGTTCGAAGAAGATGAAAAAGGAGTGTTAAGTCCGGGAATGTGGGCCGACTTTGTGGTACTGGATACCGATTTAATGAAAGCAGAACCAAAAGAAGTATTAAACACCAAAATAATAAGTACCTGGAGCGCCGGAGAAAAAGTGTTTGAGTTATAG